The following proteins come from a genomic window of Nostoc sp. ATCC 53789:
- a CDS encoding sulfatase/phosphatase domain-containing protein → MIIIFIDCIFYSLEVPNHYHAGWAWAGTTPFQWTKQIASHFGGTRNPLVVAWGNQIKDRGGLRSQFHHVIDITPTILEATGITVPTEVNGVKQQKIEGTSLVYTFDDPDASSQRKTQYFEMFGNRAIYNNGWIAAARHPRLPWQGTINADFEQDPWELYNIEEDFSEANNLADKNPEKLEKLQKLFLSEARKHKVLPLDDRVSERFDVKIRPSLDAGRTTFIYYPGAVPIPEGSAPNLKNRSFTIKADVEIPENGAEGVLLTQGGRFAGWGFFIEDGKPTYTYNFANAERYIIQSPEKLPPGKATIGFDFDYDGGVGAGGTGKLFIDNQQVAQGRIEKTIPYRVALDETFDVGRDTGTPVVDTYQVPFAFTGNLQKVTLNLK, encoded by the coding sequence ATGATTATCATTTTTATTGACTGTATATTTTATTCTCTGGAAGTCCCTAATCATTATCATGCAGGCTGGGCTTGGGCAGGAACTACACCCTTTCAATGGACAAAACAAATTGCCTCTCACTTTGGTGGTACTCGTAATCCCTTAGTTGTTGCTTGGGGCAACCAAATTAAAGATCGTGGTGGACTCCGCAGCCAATTCCATCATGTCATTGATATTACACCTACAATTCTCGAAGCGACAGGAATTACTGTACCGACTGAAGTTAACGGCGTGAAACAACAGAAAATTGAAGGTACTAGCCTAGTCTACACATTTGATGATCCTGATGCTTCTTCCCAACGCAAAACACAGTATTTCGAGATGTTCGGAAACCGAGCTATTTATAATAACGGATGGATAGCTGCGGCTCGTCACCCGCGCTTGCCTTGGCAGGGGACAATCAATGCTGATTTCGAGCAAGATCCTTGGGAACTATACAACATTGAGGAAGATTTCAGCGAGGCAAATAACCTAGCAGACAAAAATCCAGAGAAACTGGAAAAACTGCAAAAGTTGTTTTTATCAGAAGCGCGTAAACACAAAGTTTTACCATTAGACGATCGCGTTTCTGAACGGTTTGATGTCAAAATTCGTCCCTCTCTAGACGCAGGACGCACTACATTTATTTACTATCCTGGTGCAGTACCAATCCCCGAAGGTAGCGCCCCAAACCTCAAAAACAGATCATTCACCATCAAGGCTGATGTAGAGATTCCAGAAAATGGTGCTGAGGGTGTCTTGTTAACTCAAGGTGGACGCTTTGCTGGTTGGGGCTTTTTTATCGAAGATGGTAAACCAACTTATACCTACAATTTTGCAAATGCAGAGCGATACATTATTCAATCTCCTGAAAAATTACCCCCAGGGAAAGCAACAATAGGATTTGATTTTGATTATGACGGTGGTGTTGGTGCAGGAGGAACTGGAAAATTGTTCATCGACAATCAACAGGTAGCTCAAGGCCGAATTGAAAAAACTATACCTTATCGTGTGGCTTTAGATGAAACCTTTGATGTTGGTCGAGATACGGGTACACCTGTAGTTGACACCTATCAAGTACCGTTTGCTTTTACAGGTAATTTACAGAAAGTTACTCTAAACCTGAAATAA
- a CDS encoding bile acid:sodium symporter codes for MNEIISILDKIAFLSFVVATMFGTGLKLTLQQIWEPLRNIRLVILSLAANFLIVPLFIYLLLQVVPVTEPVKAGFIIMALASGPPALPKLAQIVKGNLAFSTGLMMLLMFGTVFYMPIALPLVLQGVQVNSWDIAKPLILLMLTPLGIGLFIKAKSEDIALNFQAITFKISNFGLLLGLVVRLVVHFNEIIILLKTGVIFVCAIFIIFSFTVGYLLGGPGIDTQRVLGVGTAQRNFAAALLIGTSNFDDPNVVSTIMVTSLLMMVSVLILGKKLTEVDQGQGAKVESVEIS; via the coding sequence ATGAATGAAATTATCTCCATACTTGACAAAATCGCATTCCTTTCGTTTGTCGTTGCAACTATGTTTGGTACAGGGTTAAAGTTAACTTTACAACAGATTTGGGAACCACTCCGCAATATCCGTTTAGTTATTTTATCACTGGCAGCAAATTTTTTAATTGTACCCCTTTTTATCTATTTGCTGTTGCAAGTAGTACCTGTAACCGAACCTGTAAAAGCTGGTTTTATCATTATGGCGTTAGCATCAGGCCCTCCAGCCTTACCCAAACTGGCTCAAATAGTTAAGGGTAATTTAGCTTTTTCTACAGGTTTAATGATGTTGCTAATGTTTGGCACAGTATTTTATATGCCAATTGCACTACCGTTAGTTTTGCAAGGTGTACAAGTCAATTCTTGGGATATTGCCAAACCTTTAATATTGTTGATGTTAACCCCATTAGGAATTGGGTTATTTATTAAGGCAAAATCTGAAGACATAGCCCTGAATTTTCAAGCAATTACGTTCAAAATATCTAACTTTGGATTACTTTTAGGTTTAGTAGTGAGACTAGTAGTACACTTCAACGAGATTATCATTTTATTAAAAACAGGTGTAATCTTTGTTTGTGCTATTTTTATTATCTTCTCCTTTACTGTGGGTTATTTACTGGGTGGGCCTGGTATTGATACTCAAAGAGTTTTAGGAGTAGGGACGGCTCAACGTAATTTTGCTGCTGCTTTATTAATAGGGACGAGCAATTTTGACGATCCTAATGTAGTGAGTACCATTATGGTGACAAGTTTATTAATGATGGTTTCAGTTCTGATTTTGGGGAAAAAGTTAACAGAAGTAGACCAAGGACAGGGTGCAAAAGTAGAGTCGGTAGAAATTTCGTGA
- a CDS encoding DOMON-like domain-containing protein: MNNQTFSLQPFPSTKSLPNFKIAGNIRRDGNQFAIHYMLEGDLKEIAIAIPSNTPSRKHELWKDTCLEFFLGIKNSQRYWEFNLSPAGHWNVYRLDGYRQGMQEETAFENLSFNVQNQADRLALTLNVDLNKIISVEQAIEVAITTVIKDRDGEVTYWALTHRGTEADFHLRDSFIIEL; encoded by the coding sequence ATGAACAACCAGACATTTTCCCTACAACCCTTCCCTTCTACTAAATCGCTTCCTAATTTCAAAATTGCAGGCAATATCAGGCGAGATGGTAATCAATTTGCCATCCACTATATGCTTGAAGGCGATTTAAAAGAAATTGCAATTGCCATCCCATCAAACACACCGTCACGCAAGCATGAATTGTGGAAAGACACCTGCTTAGAGTTCTTCCTTGGCATCAAAAATTCTCAACGGTATTGGGAATTCAATCTCTCCCCAGCCGGACACTGGAATGTCTATCGCCTCGATGGGTATCGTCAAGGAATGCAAGAGGAAACAGCTTTTGAAAATCTTTCGTTTAATGTTCAAAATCAAGCTGATCGTTTAGCACTAACCTTAAATGTTGATTTAAATAAAATCATTTCTGTGGAGCAAGCAATTGAAGTTGCCATTACTACCGTTATTAAAGATAGAGATGGTGAAGTAACTTACTGGGCGTTAACTCATCGAGGCACAGAGGCTGACTTTCATCTGCGAGACAGTTTTATCATTGAGTTGTAA
- a CDS encoding aminoglycoside phosphotransferase family protein produces the protein MTKEFNTQRAENLIAIADQFTQVGKVTAVKAFGSGNINDTFLVTLDTSKEQHFVLQRINTQVFRQPKLIMQNMRTFTEHVHKQLQHISLNRRWEVPRVLLTKDAQDHSQDADGSFWRAISFIEGSQSFDTMRDRSQAKEIGYALGMFHNLISDLPPEKLADTLQGFHITPLYLQRYEEVLAKNSASQSSEVNYCLQFVSDRQAFAHILENAKAEGKLPLRLMHGDPKINNVMFDTVTQQAVSVIDLDTVKPGLVHYDIGDCLRSGCNQAGEETENWESVHFDTDLCQGILQGYLSVAKAFLTENDYAYIYDAIRLIAFELGLRFFADYLAGNVYFKVKHPEHNLARAIVQFKLTESIESQETQIRNIIKDMK, from the coding sequence ATGACAAAAGAATTTAATACACAACGTGCAGAGAATTTGATTGCGATCGCAGATCAATTCACCCAAGTAGGAAAGGTTACAGCCGTTAAAGCCTTTGGAAGTGGTAATATCAATGACACCTTCTTAGTGACTCTAGACACCTCAAAAGAACAACATTTTGTCCTGCAACGCATCAATACACAGGTGTTTCGTCAGCCAAAACTGATTATGCAGAATATGCGTACCTTCACTGAGCATGTTCATAAACAGTTACAGCATATCTCCCTCAATCGTCGCTGGGAAGTACCGCGTGTACTATTAACTAAGGATGCTCAAGATCACTCTCAGGATGCAGACGGTTCATTTTGGCGGGCGATTAGCTTTATTGAAGGCTCCCAATCTTTCGATACTATGCGCGATCGCTCACAAGCTAAAGAAATCGGTTATGCCTTGGGGATGTTCCACAATTTAATCAGTGATTTGCCACCAGAAAAACTCGCTGACACTCTTCAAGGATTTCATATTACACCGCTTTACCTCCAGCGTTACGAAGAAGTGTTGGCGAAAAATAGTGCTAGTCAATCTTCGGAAGTTAATTATTGTTTACAGTTTGTTAGCGATCGCCAAGCCTTTGCACATATCCTAGAAAATGCCAAAGCTGAGGGCAAACTACCTCTGCGTCTGATGCACGGCGATCCCAAAATTAATAACGTTATGTTCGACACTGTTACCCAGCAAGCCGTCAGCGTCATCGACCTCGACACCGTTAAACCAGGTCTGGTACATTACGATATTGGCGATTGTTTGCGATCGGGCTGCAATCAGGCTGGAGAAGAAACCGAGAATTGGGAAAGTGTTCATTTCGATACAGACCTCTGTCAGGGAATCTTACAAGGCTATCTCTCAGTGGCAAAGGCGTTTCTTACCGAGAATGACTATGCATACATATATGATGCTATCCGTCTCATTGCCTTTGAATTAGGATTGAGATTTTTTGCTGATTATTTAGCCGGGAATGTCTACTTTAAAGTTAAGCACCCAGAACATAACTTGGCAAGAGCGATCGTGCAGTTTAAGCTTACCGAAAGTATTGAATCTCAAGAAACGCAGATTCGTAACATTATCAAAGACATGAAATGA
- a CDS encoding Tudor-knot domain-containing protein, producing the protein MDKSIIQLVDELPTDNITVKVLKALDYVAPGEWSNLTGFENSIRSITGETDAKVIQRIRDRAVVLYEDPQKGYQFAIKLYQTIDKADTAMAAAALANKVSEKIGFLSFLGNITPKADVTQSIDLALKIAVEIIAFCKLNGIPQPNPQEFANSLTNNYQNASLMRMVALVCIDGILPLGPDFLSKIHGVISGTDAGAITQNPVFLAINNFLPGSNPSDKVGFISQGFNSVQGWMNNLVSKTGVTPQSISSNLGSFIQIADDNLDFVAVFLDQTTNYYEHTGTQSVARGLILEAYTFVKEEIKQEQQKPIQDVSSASAVKSDKIQYEVSKTVEVWDGEDEDWYQGTIEKVQDDQFFIHYLGYGSSYDEWVGEDDIRTRDLRAADDNGYAVGQKVKCWDEDQEAWYSATIQQIQNQQYFVHYIGYDSSYDEWVDSDEIS; encoded by the coding sequence ATGGATAAATCAATTATTCAGTTGGTTGACGAATTACCAACTGACAATATCACTGTCAAAGTTTTAAAGGCTCTTGATTATGTAGCGCCAGGTGAGTGGAGCAATTTGACGGGGTTTGAAAATAGTATTCGCAGCATCACTGGGGAAACCGATGCTAAGGTAATTCAGAGAATCCGCGATCGCGCTGTCGTGTTATACGAAGATCCTCAAAAAGGCTACCAGTTCGCAATCAAGCTTTATCAGACAATTGATAAGGCAGACACAGCTATGGCAGCAGCAGCTTTAGCGAATAAAGTTAGTGAAAAAATCGGCTTTCTGTCTTTTTTAGGCAACATTACTCCCAAAGCTGATGTAACTCAATCTATTGACTTGGCACTAAAAATCGCTGTTGAGATCATCGCCTTTTGCAAACTAAATGGCATTCCTCAGCCTAACCCTCAAGAGTTTGCTAATTCCCTTACTAACAACTATCAAAATGCCTCCTTAATGCGGATGGTAGCTTTAGTTTGTATAGACGGAATTCTGCCATTAGGCCCCGATTTCCTCAGCAAAATTCATGGAGTTATTAGTGGCACTGATGCTGGTGCAATAACTCAAAATCCGGTTTTCTTAGCTATCAATAACTTTTTACCAGGTAGTAATCCCTCTGATAAAGTTGGTTTTATCAGTCAGGGTTTTAACTCCGTACAAGGTTGGATGAATAACTTAGTATCTAAGACAGGTGTAACCCCGCAATCAATTTCTAGTAATTTAGGTAGTTTTATTCAGATTGCTGATGATAATTTAGATTTTGTCGCAGTATTCCTAGATCAAACTACCAATTACTACGAGCATACCGGAACTCAAAGCGTCGCTCGCGGCTTGATTTTGGAAGCATACACTTTCGTAAAAGAGGAAATTAAACAAGAGCAACAAAAGCCTATTCAAGATGTTTCGTCAGCTTCTGCTGTCAAGTCAGATAAAATTCAGTATGAAGTCAGCAAAACAGTAGAAGTCTGGGATGGTGAAGACGAAGATTGGTATCAGGGAACAATTGAGAAAGTTCAAGATGACCAATTTTTTATTCATTACCTTGGCTATGGTTCATCTTATGACGAGTGGGTGGGCGAAGATGACATTCGGACTCGCGATCTTCGCGCTGCGGATGACAATGGATATGCAGTTGGTCAAAAAGTAAAATGTTGGGATGAAGACCAAGAAGCTTGGTATTCCGCAACGATTCAGCAAATCCAAAATCAGCAATACTTTGTTCACTATATTGGTTATGACTCATCCTATGATGAGTGGGTTGATAGCGACGAAATTTCTTAA